Proteins from a single region of Alphaproteobacteria bacterium LSUCC0719:
- a CDS encoding serine hydrolase domain-containing protein, whose amino-acid sequence MKLMQGAPPPPESQVTVADWRAPGVCRWSFSHVRQLLPTAPMPPAPVPASLPEARQDLSGLTVDDQATSLATCLESNATDGFVVLHRGRLVHEWYGGWGAPDRQHIIFSISKSLMALLVGTLVGEGVLDADREVAHYLPETKGSAYDGATLRHVLDMTVASAFSEEYLDEDGIFMAYRKAAAWNPPEEGEASEGLRNFLARLPASDGAHGRRFHYCSPHSDLLGWIVERAAGDRFASLMSQYLMQPAGLSHEGYITLDTFGAPRVAGGICVTARDLARLGEMVRCGGAVGASQIVPESWITDLRSCDTRRAWMAQSDGPRHFPNGCYRSKWYQTGLSDDEVCGIGIHGQWLWINPAREVVIVHLASQDAPVDPDNRPGLVSMLQATARALG is encoded by the coding sequence ATGAAACTCATGCAGGGTGCGCCGCCGCCGCCGGAAAGTCAGGTGACGGTCGCCGACTGGCGGGCACCCGGTGTCTGCCGCTGGTCATTTTCACATGTACGGCAATTGCTGCCGACCGCGCCAATGCCGCCAGCCCCTGTCCCCGCATCACTGCCGGAAGCACGGCAGGATCTGTCCGGGCTGACGGTTGATGATCAGGCAACCAGCCTTGCCACCTGTCTGGAATCCAACGCAACTGACGGGTTTGTCGTTCTGCATCGTGGACGGCTTGTCCATGAGTGGTATGGCGGCTGGGGCGCGCCTGACAGACAGCACATCATCTTTTCCATATCGAAATCGCTGATGGCCCTTCTTGTCGGCACGCTGGTCGGCGAGGGGGTGTTGGACGCGGATCGCGAGGTCGCGCATTACCTGCCCGAAACAAAGGGCAGCGCCTATGACGGTGCAACCTTGCGTCATGTTCTGGACATGACGGTTGCCTCGGCATTCAGCGAGGAATATCTGGATGAGGACGGCATCTTCATGGCCTATCGCAAGGCCGCCGCCTGGAACCCGCCCGAAGAAGGTGAAGCAAGCGAAGGGCTGCGCAATTTCCTGGCCCGGCTTCCGGCATCGGATGGCGCGCATGGTCGCAGATTCCATTATTGTTCACCGCACAGCGATCTTCTTGGCTGGATTGTCGAACGCGCCGCCGGTGACCGGTTCGCCAGCCTGATGTCGCAGTATCTGATGCAACCTGCCGGTCTTTCCCATGAGGGATATATTACACTCGATACCTTTGGCGCTCCGCGCGTCGCCGGCGGAATTTGTGTCACCGCACGCGATCTGGCCCGCCTTGGTGAGATGGTTCGGTGTGGCGGGGCGGTCGGGGCATCTCAGATCGTTCCGGAAAGCTGGATCACCGATCTACGGAGCTGTGACACACGCCGCGCCTGGATGGCGCAAAGTGACGGGCCGCGGCATTTCCCGAATGGCTGCTACCGGTCCAAATGGTACCAGACAGGTCTGTCGGATGATGAAGTCTGTGGCATCGGCATTCATGGCCAATGGCTGTGGATCAACCCGGCGCGCGAGGTTGTGATCGTGCATCTGGCGTCACAGGATGCCCCTGTCGATCCCGATAACAGGCCGGGACTTGTCTCGATGTTGCAGGCCACGGCGCGGGCGCTTGGGTAA
- a CDS encoding cobalamin-independent methionine synthase II family protein, giving the protein MTEILTSHVGSLPRTQEVVDFIFARERGETYDDAAFQSCMAAACAETVRRQAAAGIDIVSDGETSKISYATYVKDRYTGFSGDSPRNAPGDLKLFPGFLERLANDGGTPQYARPMCTGEVRSKGQGELQADIDNLKAAMAAQGLERGFMNAASPGVISLFLQNQYYKTREAYLAALADAMKAEYETIVAAGLDLQLDCPDLALSRHMLFADLSDDEFIAVANMHVEALNHALRDIDPAQVRVHICWGNYEGPHVCDIDMDKVFPTLMRTRARYVLFETSNPRHAHEWTVFRDRASEIPDDKVLVPGVVDTTTNFVEHPELVAQRLARFVDIVGADRVIAGSDCGFGTFAGFGAVDPDIAYAKLATLAEGAALASGRL; this is encoded by the coding sequence ATGACAGAGATCCTGACAAGCCATGTGGGCTCGCTTCCACGCACCCAGGAGGTGGTGGATTTTATCTTCGCACGCGAACGCGGCGAGACATATGACGATGCGGCCTTTCAGTCCTGCATGGCAGCTGCCTGCGCCGAAACGGTGCGCCGCCAGGCCGCGGCGGGGATCGATATCGTCTCGGATGGTGAAACCTCGAAAATCTCCTACGCCACCTATGTCAAGGACCGCTACACCGGCTTTTCGGGGGACAGCCCGCGCAACGCCCCCGGTGATCTGAAGCTGTTTCCCGGCTTTCTTGAAAGGCTGGCCAATGATGGAGGCACCCCGCAATATGCGCGCCCGATGTGTACGGGTGAGGTGCGATCGAAAGGCCAGGGCGAGCTGCAGGCGGATATCGACAATCTCAAGGCGGCGATGGCGGCGCAGGGGCTGGAACGCGGCTTTATGAACGCCGCCTCGCCCGGGGTGATCTCGTTGTTCCTTCAGAACCAGTATTACAAGACACGCGAGGCCTATCTGGCGGCGCTGGCCGATGCCATGAAGGCCGAATATGAAACCATCGTTGCCGCCGGGCTGGATTTGCAGCTGGATTGCCCCGATCTGGCCTTGTCGCGTCACATGCTGTTTGCCGACCTCAGCGATGATGAATTCATTGCTGTTGCCAACATGCATGTCGAAGCTCTCAACCACGCGCTTCGGGACATCGATCCGGCACAGGTGCGGGTGCATATCTGCTGGGGCAATTATGAAGGGCCTCATGTCTGTGATATCGACATGGACAAGGTGTTTCCGACCCTGATGCGGACCCGTGCGCGTTATGTGCTGTTTGAAACATCAAACCCCCGGCACGCCCATGAATGGACTGTCTTCCGTGACCGGGCGAGCGAAATTCCGGATGACAAGGTGCTGGTGCCGGGCGTTGTCGACACCACCACGAATTTTGTCGAGCATCCCGAGCTGGTGGCACAGCGCCTCGCCCGTTTTGTTGACATTGTCGGAGCGGATCGCGTCATTGCAGGGTCGGATTGCGGGTTCGGCACCTTTGCCGGTTTTGGTGCCGTTGACCCCGATATCGCCTATGCCAAGCTTGCAACGCTTGCCGAGGGTGCGGCGCTGGCCAGCGGCAGGCTCTGA
- a CDS encoding rhodanese-like domain-containing protein, with protein MPVTQHVSEMVASARMMIESISVTEAAELQTNDAAILIDLRDIRELQQAGIIPDAFHAPRGMLEFWADPQSPYHKSIFHTDGKLILFCASGLRSALAVRTLQDMGMGNVLDMSGGFTEWKMQGLPTDMLA; from the coding sequence ATGCCAGTTACCCAGCATGTCTCCGAGATGGTTGCCTCGGCACGAATGATGATTGAGTCAATCAGTGTGACCGAGGCGGCAGAATTGCAGACCAATGATGCCGCCATCCTGATCGATCTTCGTGATATACGGGAATTGCAGCAGGCGGGAATCATCCCCGACGCCTTTCATGCCCCCCGGGGCATGCTTGAATTCTGGGCTGATCCGCAAAGCCCCTACCACAAATCGATATTTCATACCGATGGTAAACTGATCCTGTTCTGCGCGTCCGGTTTGCGTTCGGCACTGGCGGTTCGCACACTCCAGGATATGGGCATGGGCAATGTTCTCGACATGAGTGGCGGATTCACGGAATGGAAGATGCAGGGGCTTCCGACCGATATGCTGGCCTGA
- a CDS encoding alpha/beta fold hydrolase produces the protein MNLPLALLPGMMCDDRLFAPQLAGLGQDRQIIIPDYGMADSMDALAADILADLPPRFALGGVSMGGILAMEIMRQAPARVSHLALIDTNPFAERDEVRRRRGPQIEAVREGQLETIMRDEMKPAYFTHLADSRALRDLCLDMALSVGPQAFIRQSLALRDRPDYSQTLRQVTCPTLILCGRHDTLCPVSRHEAMLDMIPHARLCIVEDAGHLPTIEKPDEVTQALHDLLEETHG, from the coding sequence ATGAATCTGCCACTGGCCCTGCTTCCCGGAATGATGTGCGATGATCGCCTGTTCGCGCCTCAGCTGGCGGGTCTAGGACAGGACCGGCAGATCATCATTCCGGACTATGGCATGGCGGACAGCATGGATGCCTTGGCGGCGGATATTCTTGCCGATCTTCCTCCGCGCTTTGCGCTCGGTGGTGTGTCGATGGGCGGCATTCTTGCGATGGAAATCATGCGGCAAGCACCGGCGCGTGTCTCGCATCTGGCGCTGATCGACACCAATCCCTTTGCCGAGCGTGATGAGGTCAGACGCAGACGTGGCCCGCAGATAGAGGCTGTGCGCGAGGGGCAGCTTGAAACCATCATGCGTGACGAGATGAAGCCAGCCTATTTCACGCATCTGGCGGATAGCCGCGCGCTTCGCGATCTGTGTCTGGACATGGCGCTGTCGGTTGGCCCGCAGGCATTCATCCGTCAATCACTGGCGCTTCGTGACCGACCCGATTACAGTCAGACGCTGCGGCAGGTGACCTGCCCGACGCTGATCCTGTGCGGACGACATGACACTCTCTGCCCCGTTTCACGTCACGAGGCCATGCTGGACATGATCCCGCATGCAAGGCTTTGTATCGTCGAGGATGCAGGGCATCTGCCGACCATCGAAAAGCCTGACGAGGTAACACAGGCGCTTCACGACCTTCTGGAGGAAACGCATGGATGA
- a CDS encoding ABC transporter ATP-binding protein, which produces MIVVENLSKHFGGIRAVNNVSLSIAPGSITGLIGPNGAGKTTLFNVIAGLHAPTSGRVLLDGADITGLPPHDLFAKGMLRTFQIAHEFSTLTVRENLMLVPGDQSGERLVDAWLRPARVRAEEAELRRKADEVIEFLEISHVADELAGNLSGGQKKLLELGRTMMVDAKIVFLDEVGAGVNRTLLRTIGDAILRLNRERGYTFCMIEHDMDFISRLCDPVIVMAEGGVLATGTATEVRANEEVIEAYLGTGLKNRPRSGVAS; this is translated from the coding sequence ATGATTGTCGTTGAAAACCTTTCCAAGCATTTTGGAGGCATCAGGGCCGTCAACAACGTGTCGCTGTCGATCGCGCCGGGATCGATCACCGGGCTGATCGGCCCCAACGGCGCTGGCAAGACAACCCTGTTCAATGTCATTGCCGGGCTTCACGCGCCAACATCCGGACGGGTGCTTCTTGATGGCGCGGACATTACCGGTCTGCCGCCACACGACCTGTTTGCTAAAGGCATGCTGCGAACATTCCAGATTGCGCATGAATTTTCGACCCTGACCGTTCGTGAGAATCTGATGCTGGTGCCAGGCGACCAGTCCGGGGAACGGCTTGTTGATGCGTGGCTTCGCCCGGCCAGGGTCCGTGCAGAGGAAGCAGAGCTTCGCCGCAAGGCCGACGAGGTGATCGAATTCCTTGAAATCAGCCACGTTGCCGATGAACTGGCCGGCAATCTGTCGGGGGGACAGAAAAAGCTGCTGGAGCTTGGCCGCACGATGATGGTCGATGCCAAGATCGTGTTTCTCGACGAGGTTGGCGCGGGTGTGAACAGGACGCTGCTGCGGACGATTGGCGATGCGATCCTGCGGCTGAACCGCGAGCGCGGCTACACCTTCTGCATGATCGAACATGACATGGACTTTATTTCGCGCCTGTGTGATCCGGTCATCGTGATGGCCGAAGGTGGTGTGCTTGCCACCGGCACGGCCACAGAGGTGCGCGCCAATGAAGAGGTCATCGAGGCCTATCTCGGCACAGGGCTGAAGAACCGGCCACGGTCGGGAGTCGCATCATGA
- a CDS encoding RraA family protein, translated as MDDALLTLLRSVDTPTVCNAIETAQGQRGFSAFTRGTVLSSAPEAGAIVGYARTARIAAQAPSSDPADEVRTRRLGYYRHMSEAEGPAIAVVEDIDYPYAVGAYWGEVNTTVHKALGIAGALTNGVMRDLGDLPDGFPVIAGSIGPSHAFVHIVDYAAGASVFDLDIAEGDLVHADRHGALVIPPDVVGDLAAAIETLFRAERCILEPARKGPMNFAEFEAAWAAFEQART; from the coding sequence ATGGATGACGCCCTTTTGACACTGCTTCGCTCGGTCGACACCCCCACTGTCTGCAACGCCATCGAAACGGCACAGGGACAACGGGGTTTCAGCGCCTTCACACGCGGCACGGTCCTGTCATCGGCGCCGGAGGCCGGTGCCATTGTCGGCTATGCGCGCACCGCGCGGATCGCGGCGCAGGCACCATCATCGGATCCGGCTGACGAGGTGCGAACAAGACGGCTTGGCTATTACCGGCATATGTCTGAGGCCGAAGGTCCGGCGATTGCCGTGGTCGAGGATATTGATTATCCGTATGCTGTCGGTGCCTATTGGGGCGAGGTGAACACAACGGTGCATAAGGCGCTCGGAATTGCCGGCGCGCTGACCAACGGTGTGATGCGCGATCTGGGGGATCTCCCCGATGGGTTTCCCGTCATCGCCGGGTCGATCGGGCCAAGCCATGCCTTTGTCCATATTGTTGACTATGCCGCTGGCGCAAGTGTGTTCGACCTCGACATCGCCGAGGGTGATCTGGTCCATGCCGACCGGCATGGGGCGCTGGTCATTCCGCCTGATGTGGTTGGTGATCTTGCTGCCGCCATCGAAACACTGTTCCGCGCCGAGCGCTGCATTCTCGAACCGGCACGCAAGGGACCGATGAATTTTGCCGAGTTCGAGGCCGCCTGGGCCGCCTTTGAACAGGCGCGGACCTGA
- a CDS encoding AMP-binding protein yields the protein MTGYRDVYESARDDVAAFWMDAAGAIDWYRMPTRALDSSTPPFHRWFPDGEMNTCYNAVDRHVAAGRGDQKAVIYDSPITGKASSLTYAELQIATARFAGMLQRLGVGAGDRVIIYMPMIPEAAVAMLGCARIGAVHSVVFGGFAAAELAKRIDDAAPKAIISASCGHEPNRIVAYKPLLDEAIELSSHKPDNCVIYQREALRADLVAGRDLEWHAAHEGVEELAPVPVRATDPLYILYTSGTTGQPKGVVRDNGGHAVALQWSMPNIYDVQPGDVYWAASDIGWVVGHSYIVYAPLIAGCTTVLFEGKPIGTPDAGVFWRVIQDHGVKILFTAPTAFRAIKRADPDGAFLNDYDTSSLTHLFLAGERADPDTIIWAQDKLGVPVIDHWWQTETGWSICANPVGIETLPVKLGSPSVPMPGYEIDILGEDGTVQAANQLGAIGIKLPLPPSCLPTIWGADHAFIEKYLTTFPGYYETGDAGYKDDDGYLYIMARTDDVINVAGHRLSTGQLEEVLAEHPDVAECAVIGVADDLKGQLPLGLICLYPNCDRPVDQVCAEAIDLVKSRVGRVSAFNLVVTIDRLPKTRSGKVLRGTMAKIADGVEWSMPATIDDPVILDEIAAALKTLGYPKRT from the coding sequence ATGACGGGGTATCGGGACGTTTACGAAAGCGCGCGGGATGATGTCGCGGCATTCTGGATGGACGCGGCCGGGGCCATAGACTGGTACAGGATGCCGACCCGGGCGCTGGATTCATCGACCCCGCCATTTCATCGCTGGTTTCCAGATGGTGAAATGAACACCTGCTACAATGCCGTCGACAGGCATGTTGCCGCCGGACGCGGCGACCAGAAGGCGGTGATCTATGACTCGCCGATTACCGGCAAGGCGTCATCACTGACCTATGCCGAGCTTCAGATCGCCACGGCGCGTTTTGCCGGCATGTTGCAAAGGCTTGGTGTCGGTGCCGGCGACCGTGTCATTATCTATATGCCGATGATCCCCGAGGCGGCGGTGGCCATGCTGGGCTGTGCGCGCATCGGCGCGGTGCATTCGGTGGTGTTTGGCGGATTTGCCGCCGCCGAACTTGCCAAGCGGATCGATGATGCCGCGCCAAAGGCCATCATCAGCGCCTCCTGCGGTCACGAGCCGAACCGCATTGTCGCCTATAAACCGTTGCTTGATGAGGCCATAGAGCTGTCAAGCCACAAGCCCGACAACTGCGTCATCTATCAGCGTGAGGCATTGCGCGCCGATCTTGTCGCGGGCCGCGATCTGGAATGGCACGCCGCCCATGAAGGCGTCGAAGAACTGGCACCGGTGCCGGTCAGGGCGACCGACCCGCTATATATCCTCTACACATCCGGAACGACGGGCCAGCCAAAGGGCGTGGTGCGTGACAATGGTGGCCATGCGGTGGCGCTGCAATGGTCGATGCCGAACATCTATGATGTCCAGCCCGGTGATGTCTATTGGGCGGCGTCGGATATCGGCTGGGTTGTCGGTCATTCCTATATCGTCTACGCGCCGCTGATCGCGGGATGCACCACAGTATTGTTCGAGGGCAAGCCAATCGGCACGCCGGATGCCGGTGTGTTCTGGCGGGTGATCCAGGATCATGGCGTCAAGATTCTGTTCACCGCGCCGACGGCGTTCCGGGCGATCAAGCGCGCCGACCCTGATGGCGCGTTTCTGAACGATTATGATACCTCGTCGCTGACACATCTGTTCCTTGCCGGAGAGCGGGCCGATCCAGACACCATCATATGGGCGCAGGACAAGCTTGGCGTGCCGGTGATCGATCACTGGTGGCAGACCGAAACAGGCTGGTCGATCTGCGCCAATCCGGTGGGTATCGAGACCTTGCCGGTAAAGCTTGGCTCGCCATCGGTTCCGATGCCGGGGTACGAGATCGACATTCTTGGCGAAGATGGCACGGTGCAGGCGGCGAACCAGCTCGGTGCCATTGGCATCAAGCTGCCATTGCCGCCATCCTGCCTGCCAACGATCTGGGGCGCCGATCACGCCTTCATCGAGAAATATCTGACGACCTTTCCGGGTTATTACGAGACCGGTGATGCCGGCTACAAGGATGATGACGGCTATCTTTACATCATGGCGCGCACCGACGATGTCATCAATGTGGCGGGCCACAGGCTGTCGACAGGCCAGCTTGAAGAGGTGCTGGCCGAACATCCGGATGTTGCGGAATGTGCGGTGATCGGTGTCGCCGATGATCTGAAGGGGCAATTGCCGCTGGGACTGATCTGCCTCTATCCCAATTGTGACAGGCCGGTCGATCAGGTATGTGCCGAAGCCATCGATCTGGTGAAATCGCGGGTGGGGCGTGTCTCGGCGTTCAATCTGGTCGTGACCATCGACCGGCTGCCGAAAACCCGGTCTGGAAAGGTGCTGCGCGGCACCATGGCAAAAATCGCCGACGGTGTGGAATGGAGCATGCCGGCGACAATCGACGACCCTGTCATTCTTGATGAAATCGCTGCCGCGCTGAAAACGTTGGGCTATCCAAAACGGACATAA
- a CDS encoding ABC transporter ATP-binding protein — protein MSFLIGEDMVCGYGGADILHGCTIGVEPGEIAVVVGPNGAGKSTAMKAMFGMLGLREGQVLLEGEDISRLKPQERVLRGMGFVPQTNNVFTSMTVEENLEMGAFIRRDDIAATMQQVFDLFPILYEKRAQPAGELSGGQRQQVAVGRALMTQPKILMLDEPTAGVSPIVMDELFDRIIEVAQTGIAILMVEQNAKQALNIADRGYVLVQGRNAYTDTGAALMADPEVRRAFLGG, from the coding sequence ATGAGTTTCCTGATTGGCGAGGACATGGTGTGCGGCTATGGGGGCGCCGATATCCTGCATGGATGCACAATCGGTGTTGAGCCTGGTGAAATTGCCGTTGTTGTCGGTCCGAACGGGGCCGGCAAATCGACAGCCATGAAGGCCATGTTCGGTATGCTGGGACTTCGCGAGGGACAGGTATTGCTGGAAGGCGAGGATATCTCGCGCCTGAAGCCCCAGGAACGTGTTCTGCGTGGCATGGGGTTCGTGCCGCAGACAAACAATGTCTTCACCAGCATGACGGTTGAGGAAAATCTGGAAATGGGGGCATTCATCCGCCGTGACGACATTGCGGCGACGATGCAGCAGGTGTTTGATCTGTTTCCCATCCTGTATGAAAAACGCGCCCAACCGGCAGGAGAACTGTCCGGCGGTCAGCGCCAGCAGGTGGCGGTTGGCCGGGCGCTGATGACGCAGCCGAAAATCCTGATGCTGGATGAACCGACAGCCGGTGTGTCGCCAATCGTGATGGACGAGCTGTTCGACCGCATCATCGAGGTGGCGCAAACCGGCATCGCCATTCTGATGGTCGAACAGAATGCGAAACAGGCGCTCAACATTGCCGATCGCGGCTATGTTCTGGTGCAGGGACGCAATGCCTATACCGACACGGGTGCCGCGCTGATGGCCGACCCTGAAGTCCGGCGCGCGTTTCTGGGAGGGTGA
- a CDS encoding branched-chain amino acid ABC transporter permease produces the protein MSDVLNALVILANFVLVPGLAYGSQLALGALGVTLVYAVLRFSNFAHGETMAIGTMFVILATWGLQAAGIGFGPLPTALLALPVGIFAAIILCLVTDRLVYRYYRRQKASGVIYLIVSVGVMFVYNGLIRFVIGPRDQVFADGQRFIMKAREFKQLTGLNEGLAIKTTQAVTVVTAIVTVAAVFWFLNRTRTGKSMRAFSDNEDLALLSGINPDRVVMIAWIMTAVLATIAGTLYGLDKSFKPFVYLQLLLPIFAAAIVGGVGNPIGAIAGGFVIAFSELLVTFAYKRVVTYILPNSMAPETLVQFLSTDYKFAVSFVILVIVLLVKPTGIFSGKSL, from the coding sequence ATGAGTGATGTCCTGAACGCCCTCGTCATTCTGGCCAATTTTGTCCTTGTGCCCGGCCTTGCCTATGGCAGTCAGCTGGCGCTTGGCGCGCTTGGTGTAACGCTTGTCTATGCGGTGCTGCGTTTTTCCAATTTCGCGCATGGCGAAACAATGGCGATCGGCACCATGTTCGTGATCCTCGCGACATGGGGCCTGCAGGCCGCCGGCATCGGGTTTGGGCCGTTGCCAACGGCGTTGCTGGCGCTTCCTGTCGGTATTTTTGCGGCGATCATCCTGTGTCTTGTCACCGACCGGCTGGTCTATCGCTATTACCGTCGTCAAAAGGCGTCCGGGGTGATCTATCTGATTGTCTCGGTTGGTGTGATGTTCGTCTATAACGGGTTGATCAGGTTTGTAATCGGTCCCCGCGACCAGGTATTCGCCGATGGCCAGCGCTTTATCATGAAGGCGCGCGAATTCAAGCAGTTGACCGGGCTGAACGAAGGACTTGCCATCAAGACGACGCAGGCGGTCACGGTCGTCACCGCCATAGTGACGGTTGCCGCCGTGTTCTGGTTCCTGAACCGGACCCGCACCGGCAAATCCATGCGTGCCTTTTCAGACAACGAGGATCTGGCGCTGTTGTCGGGGATCAATCCCGACCGGGTGGTGATGATTGCCTGGATCATGACAGCTGTGCTGGCGACCATTGCCGGCACCCTGTACGGGCTGGACAAGAGCTTCAAACCCTTTGTCTATCTGCAACTGCTGCTGCCGATTTTTGCCGCGGCAATCGTCGGCGGTGTCGGCAACCCGATCGGCGCGATTGCCGGCGGGTTTGTCATCGCCTTTTCCGAGCTTTTGGTCACCTTCGCCTACAAACGGGTGGTGACCTATATACTGCCCAATTCGATGGCACCTGAAACATTGGTCCAGTTCCTGTCGACGGATTATAAATTTGCCGTGTCATTCGTCATCCTGGTGATCGTCTTGCTGGTCAAGCCAACCGGCATCTTCAGTGGAAAATCGCTATGA
- a CDS encoding ABC transporter substrate-binding protein yields the protein MKRLLIAAMASALVATPALAADVKIGVLLGFTGPIESLTPDMAAGAELAMKEATESGAFMNGSSVTPVRGDSTCVDAAAATAAAERLITSDGVSGIMGADCSGVTIATLQNVAMAKGVAMISPSATSPALSTLEDAGLFFRTAPSDARQGQVVAEMLMEKGIKSVAITYTNNDYGKGLADSIQMNYEKLGGGVTINAAHEEGKGDYSAEVAALSQAGGDMLVVAGYLDQGGKMIIQSSLDTGAFDSFFLPDGMIGDALPQAIGPDLNGSIGTLPGTDSPGATMLDDMAKAAGFTNGPFTAESYDAAALLIMAMQAAGSTDAAVYKEKVMMVANAPGEKIFPGELGKALKIIANGGDVDYVGASAVELIGSGESAGSYAEILIDGGKNTTVGYR from the coding sequence ATGAAGAGATTGCTTATTGCTGCCATGGCGTCGGCGCTAGTCGCGACACCTGCACTGGCTGCAGACGTGAAGATCGGCGTTTTGCTGGGCTTCACCGGTCCCATTGAATCGCTGACGCCTGACATGGCGGCTGGCGCTGAACTCGCCATGAAGGAAGCCACCGAATCCGGTGCTTTCATGAATGGCAGCTCGGTTACCCCTGTCCGGGGCGATTCGACCTGTGTTGACGCAGCAGCGGCCACAGCCGCGGCCGAGCGTCTGATCACATCTGACGGTGTCAGCGGCATCATGGGTGCCGATTGTTCCGGCGTGACCATCGCCACCCTGCAGAATGTGGCCATGGCCAAGGGCGTTGCGATGATTTCACCATCTGCAACATCGCCTGCGCTGTCGACTCTCGAGGATGCGGGTCTGTTCTTCCGCACCGCGCCGTCCGACGCCCGTCAGGGCCAGGTCGTTGCTGAAATGCTGATGGAAAAGGGCATCAAGTCCGTTGCCATCACCTACACCAACAATGACTACGGCAAGGGTCTGGCTGACAGCATCCAGATGAACTATGAAAAGCTTGGCGGCGGCGTGACCATCAACGCGGCGCACGAAGAAGGCAAGGGTGACTACAGCGCCGAAGTTGCGGCACTGTCGCAGGCTGGCGGTGACATGCTGGTTGTGGCCGGTTATCTCGACCAGGGCGGCAAGATGATCATCCAGTCGTCGCTCGACACCGGTGCGTTTGATTCGTTCTTCCTGCCGGACGGCATGATTGGCGACGCACTGCCACAAGCCATTGGTCCCGACCTGAATGGATCCATCGGCACCCTTCCGGGCACAGATAGCCCGGGTGCAACCATGCTTGACGACATGGCCAAGGCTGCCGGTTTCACCAACGGTCCGTTCACGGCTGAATCCTATGACGCTGCTGCGCTTCTGATCATGGCCATGCAGGCTGCCGGTTCAACCGACGCCGCTGTCTACAAGGAAAAGGTCATGATGGTTGCCAACGCACCGGGCGAAAAGATCTTCCCCGGTGAGCTTGGCAAGGCGCTGAAGATCATCGCCAATGGCGGTGACGTCGACTATGTCGGCGCTTCGGCTGTGGAACTGATCGGTTCTGGCGAATCGGCAGGTAGCTATGCCGAGATCCTGATCGACGGTGGTAAGAACACCACCGTTGGCTATCGCTAG